Proteins co-encoded in one Marinobacter gudaonensis genomic window:
- the narH gene encoding nitrate reductase subunit beta codes for MKIRSQVGMVLNLDKCIGCHTCSVTCKNVWTSREGMEYAWFNNVETKPGIGYPKEWENQDKWKGGWMRDSSGKIRPKIGGRFRVLANIFANPDLPQIDDYYEPFDFDYQHLHTAGDSKHQPVARPRSLISGQRMQKIEWGPNWEEILGTEFAKRRKDKNFDQVQADIYGQFENTFMMYLPRLCEHCLNPACVASCPSGAIYKREEDGIVLIDQDKCRGWRMCVSGCPYKKIYFNWKTGKSEKCIFCYPRIEAGMPTVCSETCVGRIRYLGVLLYDADRIEEVASAPGEHELYEKQLEIFLDPFDPKVIEQAKKDGIPMNVIEAAQQSPVYKMAVDWKLALPLHPEYRTLPMVWYVPPLSPIQSAAEAGKIEFDGVLPKIESLRIPVKYLANLLTAGDEKPIVRALKRIMAMRLYKRAETVEGKEDLRALEEAGLSKAQADEMYRYLAIANYEDRFVIPTSHRELAKEAFPDATAHGERNGCGFSFGDGCNGDSKFNMFGGRKQTTSMVQKLATVKQVDPKQLQE; via the coding sequence ATGAAAATCCGTTCCCAAGTCGGCATGGTGCTGAACCTGGACAAGTGCATTGGTTGCCACACCTGTTCAGTCACCTGCAAGAACGTCTGGACCAGCCGCGAAGGCATGGAATACGCCTGGTTCAACAACGTCGAGACCAAGCCCGGTATCGGCTACCCGAAAGAGTGGGAAAACCAGGACAAGTGGAAGGGCGGCTGGATGCGCGACAGCTCCGGCAAGATCCGCCCGAAGATCGGTGGCCGTTTCCGGGTGCTGGCGAACATTTTCGCCAACCCCGATCTGCCCCAGATCGACGACTACTACGAGCCGTTTGATTTCGACTACCAGCATCTGCACACCGCGGGCGACAGCAAGCACCAGCCGGTAGCCCGGCCGCGCTCGCTGATCTCCGGCCAGCGCATGCAGAAGATCGAATGGGGCCCGAACTGGGAGGAGATTCTCGGTACCGAGTTCGCCAAGCGCCGCAAAGACAAGAACTTTGACCAGGTGCAGGCGGATATCTACGGCCAGTTCGAGAACACCTTCATGATGTACCTGCCGCGCCTGTGCGAGCACTGCCTTAACCCGGCGTGTGTGGCCAGCTGCCCGAGCGGTGCTATCTACAAGCGTGAGGAAGACGGCATTGTACTGATCGACCAGGACAAGTGTCGTGGCTGGCGGATGTGTGTCTCCGGCTGCCCGTACAAGAAGATCTACTTCAACTGGAAAACCGGCAAATCCGAGAAGTGCATCTTCTGCTACCCGCGGATCGAAGCCGGTATGCCCACCGTGTGTTCCGAGACCTGCGTGGGCCGGATCCGCTACCTGGGCGTGCTGCTGTACGACGCCGACCGCATCGAAGAAGTGGCCAGCGCCCCGGGCGAGCATGAGCTCTATGAGAAGCAGCTGGAGATCTTCCTGGACCCGTTCGACCCGAAAGTGATCGAGCAGGCGAAGAAAGACGGCATCCCGATGAACGTGATCGAAGCCGCCCAGCAGAGCCCGGTCTACAAGATGGCGGTGGACTGGAAACTGGCCCTGCCGCTGCACCCGGAATACCGGACCCTGCCGATGGTGTGGTACGTGCCACCCCTGAGCCCGATCCAGTCTGCCGCCGAGGCCGGCAAGATCGAGTTCGACGGTGTACTGCCGAAGATCGAGAGCCTGCGGATCCCGGTGAAGTACCTGGCCAACCTGCTCACCGCCGGTGACGAGAAGCCCATCGTGCGGGCCCTCAAGCGGATCATGGCCATGCGCCTGTACAAGCGTGCCGAGACCGTGGAAGGCAAAGAGGATCTGCGTGCCCTGGAGGAAGCCGGCCTGAGCAAGGCCCAGGCGGACGAAATGTACCGCTACCTGGCGATCGCCAATTACGAGGACCGCTTTGTGATCCCCACCAGCCACCGCGAGCTGGCGAAGGAAGCCTTCCCGGACGCCACCGCCCACGGCGAGCGCAACGGCTGTGGCTTCAGCTTTGGCGATGGCTGCAACGGCGACAGCAAATTCAACATGTTCGGTGGTCGCAAGCAGACTACCAGCATGGTTCAGAAGCTGGCGACCGTGAAGCAGGTCGATCCGAAACAGCTGCAGGAATAA
- a CDS encoding nitrate reductase subunit alpha, translating to MSHLIDKLNYFRKKREPFANGHGETHEVSRDWENSYRQRWQHDKIVRSTHGVNCTGSCSWKIYVKNGLVTWETQQTDYPRTRADLPNHEPRGCPRGASYSWYMYSANRLKYPLMRKHLMKLWRAAKVEHQDPVDAWASIVEDPKKTAEYKPRRGMGGFVRSSWDEVNELIAASNVYTARKYGPDRIIGFSPIPAMSMVSYAAGSRYLSMIGGVCMSFYDWYCDLPPASPQTWGEQTDVPESADWYNSGYIIAWGSNVPQTRTPDAHFFTEVRYKGTKTVAITPDYAEVSKLSDEWLNPKQGTDAALGMAMGHVILKEFHVDKPSEYFTDYVRRYTDMPYLVMLEEKEDGSFVPGRFLRASDLMDGLGEENNPEWKTIAIDEASGELTAPNGSIGYRWGEKGKWNLKQTASGNDVSLQLSLVEKHDDVVDVAFPYFGGIEHDHFQHVEIKDVLKHKLGTRKVKLADGSEGRVVTVYDLMVANYGISRGLGEDDGATSYDEVKPYTPAWQEKITGVPAEKVIRIAREFADNADKTKGRSMVIVGAGMNHWYHMDMNYRGLINMLIMCGCIGQSGGGWAHYVGQEKLRPQTGWQPLAFGLDWQRPPRHMNSTSFFYAHSGQWRYEKLGVDEILSPLADKSKFGGSLIDYNVRAERMGWLPSAPQLNRNPLTIAAEAEKAGMEVADYVAQSLKDGSLAFASEDPEAPENCPRNMFIWRSNLLGSSGKGHEYMLKYLLGTKSGLQGKDLGHEGGAKPQEVKWHDEAPEGKLDLLVTLDFRMSTTCLYSDIVLPTATWYEKNDLNTSDMHPFIHPLTAATDPAWEARSDWEIYKGIAKSFSKAAEGHLGVEKDVVTLPLLHDAPAELGQPFDVKDWKKGECDLIPGKTAPNFITVERDYPNTYARFTSLGPLMDKLGNGGKGINWNTEKEVKFLKDLNYTHLEGANAGRPKIESAIDAAEVILTLAPETNGQVAVKAWAALSEFTGLDHTHLATNKEEEKIRFRDIVAQPRKIISSPTWSGLEDEHVSYNAGYTNVHELIPWRTLTGRQQFYQDHEWMRAFGESLLVYRPPINTKTVSYMINQRSNGNPEKALNWITPHQKWGIHSTYSDNLLMLTLSRGGPIVWLSEDDAKELSIEDNDWIELFNANGAIAARAVVSQRVMPGMVMMYHAQERIVNIPGSEITGTRGGIHNSVTRVCPKPTHMIGGYAQYSYGFNYYGTVGSNRDEFVVVRKMHNVDWLDGEGNDTVQEAVK from the coding sequence ATGAGTCATTTGATCGACAAACTGAACTACTTCAGGAAGAAGCGCGAGCCGTTCGCCAACGGCCACGGCGAAACCCACGAAGTGAGCCGCGACTGGGAAAACAGCTATCGCCAGCGCTGGCAGCACGACAAGATCGTGCGCTCCACGCACGGGGTGAACTGCACCGGCTCCTGCAGCTGGAAAATCTACGTCAAGAACGGCCTGGTGACCTGGGAAACCCAGCAGACCGACTACCCCCGCACCCGTGCCGATCTGCCCAACCACGAGCCTCGCGGCTGCCCCCGTGGTGCCAGCTATTCCTGGTACATGTACAGCGCCAACCGCCTGAAGTACCCGCTGATGCGCAAGCACCTGATGAAACTCTGGCGTGCGGCGAAGGTGGAACACCAGGATCCGGTCGACGCCTGGGCCTCGATTGTCGAGGATCCCAAGAAAACTGCCGAGTACAAGCCCCGTCGCGGCATGGGTGGCTTCGTTCGCTCCAGCTGGGACGAGGTTAACGAGCTGATCGCCGCCTCCAACGTCTACACCGCCCGCAAGTACGGCCCGGACCGGATCATCGGCTTCTCTCCGATTCCCGCCATGTCCATGGTCTCCTACGCCGCCGGCAGCCGATATCTGTCGATGATCGGTGGTGTGTGCATGAGTTTCTACGACTGGTACTGCGACCTGCCGCCGGCCTCCCCGCAAACCTGGGGTGAGCAAACCGACGTGCCCGAGTCTGCCGACTGGTACAACTCCGGCTACATCATTGCCTGGGGCTCCAACGTACCCCAGACCCGTACTCCGGACGCCCACTTCTTTACCGAAGTCCGTTACAAGGGCACCAAGACCGTCGCCATCACCCCGGACTACGCGGAAGTCTCCAAGCTGTCCGACGAGTGGCTGAACCCGAAGCAGGGCACCGACGCGGCACTGGGCATGGCCATGGGCCACGTAATCCTGAAAGAGTTCCACGTCGACAAGCCCAGCGAGTACTTTACCGACTACGTACGCCGCTACACCGATATGCCCTACCTGGTCATGCTGGAAGAGAAAGAGGACGGCAGCTTTGTGCCGGGCCGCTTCCTGCGTGCCAGCGACCTGATGGATGGACTCGGTGAGGAGAACAACCCCGAGTGGAAGACCATCGCCATTGATGAGGCGTCCGGCGAGCTGACCGCGCCCAATGGCTCCATCGGTTATCGCTGGGGCGAGAAGGGCAAGTGGAACCTCAAGCAGACCGCCAGTGGTAACGACGTCAGTCTCCAGCTGTCCCTGGTCGAGAAGCACGACGACGTCGTCGACGTTGCCTTCCCCTACTTCGGTGGTATCGAGCATGACCACTTCCAGCACGTGGAAATCAAGGATGTCCTTAAGCACAAGCTCGGCACCCGCAAGGTCAAGCTGGCGGATGGCTCCGAGGGTCGCGTGGTAACCGTCTACGACCTGATGGTCGCCAACTACGGCATCAGCCGTGGCCTGGGCGAGGACGACGGTGCCACCTCCTATGACGAAGTGAAGCCCTACACTCCGGCCTGGCAGGAAAAGATCACCGGCGTGCCCGCCGAGAAAGTGATCCGCATTGCCCGGGAGTTCGCGGATAACGCTGACAAGACCAAGGGTCGTTCCATGGTCATCGTGGGTGCCGGTATGAACCACTGGTACCACATGGACATGAACTACCGCGGCCTGATCAACATGCTGATCATGTGTGGCTGTATCGGTCAGAGCGGTGGCGGCTGGGCCCACTATGTGGGTCAGGAAAAACTGCGCCCGCAGACCGGCTGGCAGCCGCTGGCCTTTGGCCTGGACTGGCAGCGTCCGCCCCGGCACATGAACTCCACCTCTTTCTTCTACGCCCACTCAGGCCAGTGGCGCTACGAGAAGCTTGGTGTCGACGAGATCCTGTCGCCGCTGGCGGACAAGTCCAAATTCGGTGGCAGCCTGATCGACTACAACGTGCGCGCAGAGCGCATGGGCTGGCTGCCGTCTGCGCCCCAGCTTAACCGTAACCCGCTGACTATTGCTGCGGAAGCCGAGAAGGCCGGCATGGAAGTGGCCGATTACGTGGCCCAGTCCCTGAAGGACGGCTCCCTGGCCTTCGCCAGCGAAGACCCGGAAGCGCCGGAGAACTGCCCGCGTAACATGTTCATCTGGCGTTCCAACCTGCTGGGCTCCTCCGGTAAGGGCCACGAGTACATGCTCAAGTACCTGCTCGGCACCAAGAGTGGTCTGCAGGGCAAGGATCTGGGCCATGAAGGTGGTGCCAAGCCCCAGGAAGTGAAATGGCACGATGAGGCGCCGGAAGGCAAGCTCGACCTGCTGGTGACCCTGGACTTCCGCATGTCCACCACCTGCCTGTATTCCGACATCGTTCTGCCGACCGCTACCTGGTACGAGAAGAACGACCTGAATACCTCCGACATGCACCCGTTCATCCACCCTCTGACCGCGGCCACCGATCCGGCCTGGGAAGCACGCAGTGACTGGGAGATCTACAAGGGTATCGCCAAGTCCTTCTCCAAGGCCGCGGAAGGCCACCTGGGTGTCGAGAAAGACGTGGTCACTCTGCCGCTGCTGCACGATGCGCCGGCCGAACTGGGCCAGCCGTTCGATGTGAAGGACTGGAAGAAAGGCGAGTGCGACCTGATTCCGGGCAAGACCGCGCCCAACTTCATCACCGTTGAGCGGGACTACCCGAACACCTACGCCCGCTTTACCTCCCTCGGTCCGCTGATGGACAAGCTGGGCAATGGTGGCAAGGGCATCAACTGGAACACCGAGAAGGAAGTGAAGTTCCTGAAGGACCTGAACTACACACACCTTGAGGGTGCCAATGCAGGCCGTCCGAAGATCGAGAGCGCTATTGATGCCGCCGAGGTTATCCTGACCCTCGCCCCGGAAACCAACGGCCAGGTGGCGGTGAAAGCCTGGGCGGCGCTGTCCGAGTTTACCGGCCTGGATCACACCCATCTGGCCACCAACAAGGAAGAGGAAAAGATCCGCTTCCGGGACATCGTGGCGCAGCCGCGCAAGATCATCTCCAGTCCCACCTGGTCTGGCCTGGAAGACGAGCACGTGTCCTATAACGCCGGTTACACCAACGTCCATGAGCTGATCCCCTGGCGCACCCTGACCGGCCGTCAGCAGTTCTACCAGGATCACGAGTGGATGCGCGCCTTCGGTGAAAGCCTGCTGGTGTATCGCCCGCCGATCAACACCAAGACGGTGAGCTACATGATCAACCAGCGCAGCAACGGCAACCCGGAGAAAGCGCTGAACTGGATCACGCCGCACCAGAAGTGGGGTATCCACAGCACCTACAGCGACAACCTGCTGATGCTGACCCTCTCCCGCGGTGGCCCCATCGTGTGGCTGAGCGAGGACGATGCCAAAGAACTGAGCATCGAGGACAACGACTGGATCGAGCTGTTCAACGCCAACGGCGCCATTGCGGCCCGGGCGGTGGTGAGCCAGCGGGTCATGCCCGGCATGGTGATGATGTACCACGCCCAAGAGCGGATCGTGAACATTCCGGGCTCCGAGATCACCGGCACCCGGGGTGGTATCCACAACTCGGTCACCCGGGTGTGCCCGAAACCGACCCACATGATCGGCGGCTACGCCCAGTATTCCTACGGGTTCAACTACTACGGCACCGTCGGCTCCAACCGCGATGAGTTCGTGGTGGTGCGCAAGATGCACAACGTCGACTGGCTCGACGGCGAAGGCAATGACACTGTTCAGGAGGCTGTAAAATGA
- a CDS encoding MFS transporter, whose translation MISERERVDERLASLAVVLPLAMAGFVVAAGCWTLFAVAGVHLRLELGLSDLQFGLLLAMPMAVSAALAIPSGLAAQKFGARRVMLVCLGGLAACMLILLTTDTFPGYLLAAGGLGLAGGFYSAGLQFVTSHCESRRLGLVLGVFGAGVTGAGFNYYLVPLFHEAFSWHGVPLAYLIVLVLIIALLVLLTEPEDAEADPLAETSVRVLLQRMRRKRAGQLCAYFGVVAGSFFALALWLPDYLSAQFGLSVDAGARLAQWFVVPGALAQMAGGYLADRFGSARVVSRALLVCLVSLFVLSYPPMTLFIQGVDQTIQVEFALPLPLEGLFVVLLGLALGCTMGSLQRLVIIENRPVAAFVAGLLLVSAFSVAFVLPVIFSGVNYWLGIRSAVFMILFLLLVSCLFLFARESRRHERQSLLHPGV comes from the coding sequence ATGATATCCGAACGGGAGCGCGTGGATGAACGTCTGGCATCACTGGCCGTGGTGCTGCCACTGGCGATGGCCGGCTTTGTGGTTGCCGCCGGATGCTGGACGCTGTTTGCTGTGGCTGGCGTGCATTTGCGCCTGGAACTGGGGCTCAGCGACCTCCAGTTCGGTTTGCTGTTGGCCATGCCCATGGCGGTAAGCGCAGCACTCGCCATTCCGTCCGGGCTGGCGGCCCAGAAATTCGGCGCCCGCCGGGTGATGCTGGTTTGCCTCGGCGGGCTTGCCGCCTGCATGCTGATCCTGCTTACCACCGACACTTTTCCCGGGTACCTGCTGGCCGCCGGTGGGTTGGGGCTGGCCGGGGGGTTCTACAGCGCCGGGCTCCAGTTCGTGACCAGTCATTGTGAATCGCGGCGGCTCGGCCTGGTGCTCGGCGTGTTCGGTGCCGGTGTGACCGGCGCCGGCTTCAATTACTACCTGGTGCCCCTGTTTCACGAAGCCTTCTCCTGGCACGGGGTGCCGCTCGCCTATCTGATCGTGCTGGTGCTGATCATTGCCCTGCTGGTACTGCTCACGGAGCCGGAAGATGCCGAGGCGGACCCGCTCGCCGAAACCTCGGTGCGGGTACTGTTGCAGCGCATGCGACGAAAACGTGCCGGGCAACTGTGCGCCTATTTTGGCGTGGTGGCTGGCAGCTTCTTCGCCCTGGCTCTGTGGTTGCCCGACTATCTCTCGGCACAGTTCGGGCTGTCGGTGGATGCCGGGGCCCGGCTGGCCCAGTGGTTTGTTGTTCCCGGTGCCCTGGCCCAGATGGCCGGGGGGTATCTCGCAGACCGGTTCGGCAGTGCCCGGGTGGTCAGCCGCGCGCTGCTGGTCTGTCTGGTCTCGCTGTTCGTGCTTTCCTACCCGCCCATGACCCTGTTCATCCAGGGGGTGGACCAGACAATCCAGGTGGAATTCGCCTTGCCTCTGCCGCTGGAGGGCCTGTTTGTGGTGCTCCTCGGGCTGGCACTGGGTTGCACCATGGGCAGCCTGCAACGGCTGGTAATCATCGAGAACCGCCCGGTGGCAGCGTTCGTTGCCGGTCTGCTGCTGGTGAGCGCCTTCTCCGTGGCGTTTGTGCTTCCCGTGATCTTCAGCGGCGTGAACTACTGGCTGGGTATCCGCAGTGCCGTTTTCATGATCCTTTTCCTCCTGCTGGTCAGTTGCCTGTTCCTGTTCGCGCGGGAAAGCCGGCGGCATGAACGCCAGAGCCTACTCCACCCGGGTGTATAG
- a CDS encoding histidine kinase, producing MTPRSPLVHRIAIVVGAVVLTALVSMATTLAVSKSIEGNATAINLAGALRMGAFQLLSRTATPSAEQPGQDAISTMLDRYQERLTAPAIQAAVPQGKDHPLAVQYQSILDAWSTSLRPALEGHDQGAPIRGEMLAATRTYVEDVDRLVSMLEQRTEARIDLLHLIQIISLVFSILIIVALFIDLRNRILRPLRKLVGIATAVGEQDFTHKANLAGSDELAQLGQAFDQMTSELALTYYELEERARVKTEELEKSHAALQLLHSASRELFANHDLCHGAIPMLQELEQLLGIGPIRLYLHDRESAEPIEAITTATRERPFYCRDHHCNACLVTPEVYDELPVEDNDGRRLLLPIRTPGQLLGTLEVWYPAETGLSETNRRLLETLSDQLATAIFLERQITEEQQQTLAEERTVIARELHDSLAQSLSYLKMQVARLRRLNIDGEQQATHEAILDELSTGLNSAYRQLRELLATFRLKLDTPDLYSALQKTIAEFSERLGKPVEINYNLPPQTLSPNEEIHTLQIIREGLANAVKHADASDICVDVLFESPQVRVSIRDNGKGLPGGDQPLNHYGLIIMQDRARTLGGQVKVRNREVGGVEVVLSFVPKTRNLIPLEASSA from the coding sequence ATGACACCCAGAAGCCCGCTTGTTCACCGAATTGCCATTGTCGTTGGCGCCGTAGTGCTGACCGCACTTGTCAGCATGGCGACCACGCTTGCGGTGTCGAAAAGTATTGAAGGTAACGCCACCGCCATCAACCTGGCGGGCGCCTTGCGGATGGGCGCTTTCCAGCTGCTGTCCAGAACCGCAACGCCGTCGGCGGAACAGCCCGGGCAGGATGCCATTTCCACCATGCTGGACCGCTATCAGGAGCGGCTCACAGCGCCGGCCATCCAGGCGGCGGTTCCGCAGGGGAAGGATCATCCCCTGGCGGTCCAGTACCAGAGCATTCTGGACGCATGGAGCACCAGCCTTCGACCAGCCTTGGAAGGGCACGACCAGGGCGCCCCCATACGCGGTGAGATGCTGGCCGCTACCCGCACCTACGTGGAAGATGTCGACCGGCTGGTAAGCATGCTTGAGCAACGCACCGAAGCCCGAATCGATCTCCTGCACCTGATTCAGATCATCAGCCTGGTGTTCTCCATACTGATCATCGTGGCTCTGTTTATTGACCTGAGAAACCGGATTCTCCGGCCATTGCGCAAGCTGGTGGGCATCGCCACCGCCGTAGGCGAGCAGGATTTCACCCACAAGGCCAACCTGGCCGGCTCCGACGAACTGGCCCAGCTGGGCCAGGCGTTCGACCAGATGACCAGCGAACTGGCCCTGACCTACTACGAGCTGGAAGAGCGGGCCCGGGTGAAAACCGAAGAACTGGAAAAAAGCCACGCGGCCCTTCAGCTCCTGCATTCCGCAAGCCGAGAGCTGTTTGCCAACCACGACCTGTGCCACGGCGCCATTCCCATGCTGCAGGAACTGGAGCAGCTACTGGGGATTGGCCCCATCCGTCTCTACCTCCATGACCGGGAGTCGGCAGAGCCGATCGAGGCCATTACCACCGCCACCCGCGAACGCCCCTTCTATTGCCGGGATCACCATTGCAATGCCTGCCTGGTAACGCCGGAGGTGTATGACGAACTCCCGGTGGAGGATAACGACGGTCGTCGCCTGCTGCTGCCGATACGCACGCCCGGCCAGCTGCTGGGCACGCTGGAAGTCTGGTACCCGGCCGAGACCGGCCTGTCCGAAACCAATCGCCGGCTGCTGGAGACCCTCAGCGACCAGCTGGCCACGGCGATATTCCTGGAACGGCAGATCACCGAGGAGCAGCAGCAGACCCTGGCCGAGGAGCGTACCGTGATCGCCCGGGAGCTGCACGATTCCCTGGCCCAGTCGCTGTCCTACCTCAAGATGCAGGTGGCCCGACTGCGACGCCTGAATATCGACGGCGAGCAACAGGCCACCCATGAAGCCATACTGGACGAACTCAGCACCGGACTGAACAGCGCCTACCGTCAGCTTAGGGAACTGCTGGCCACCTTCCGGCTGAAACTCGACACGCCGGACCTGTACAGTGCCCTGCAGAAAACCATCGCCGAGTTTTCCGAGCGCCTGGGCAAACCGGTGGAGATAAACTACAACCTGCCGCCCCAGACCCTCTCCCCCAATGAGGAAATCCACACCCTGCAGATCATCCGGGAAGGGCTGGCCAATGCGGTGAAACACGCCGATGCCAGCGATATCTGCGTGGATGTGCTGTTCGAATCGCCCCAGGTGCGCGTCAGCATCCGGGATAATGGCAAGGGCCTGCCCGGCGGCGATCAACCCCTGAACCACTACGGCCTGATCATCATGCAGGATCGCGCCCGAACCCTGGGCGGCCAGGTGAAGGTGCGCAACCGGGAAGTGGGCGGTGTTGAAGTGGTGCTGTCGTTCGTGCCCAAAACCCGAAACCTGATTCCGCTGGAAGCCTCCAGCGCCTGA
- the narL gene encoding two-component system response regulator NarL, protein MSDSPATILLIDDHPLLRQGIKQLIDMEEDMVVAGEASNAADGIRLATELEPDLILMDLNMPEMDGIEALRKLREQNISSRIVMFTVSDQEDDVVAALRAGADGYLLKDMEPEDMITQLHQAAVGKMVISDRLTTLLAQALRSNKPQQTSRPDYDSLTPREKDILRLIAEGLSNKMIGRKLDISDGTVKVHVKHLLKKLNLRSRVEVAVWAVEEGLHKG, encoded by the coding sequence ATGTCTGATTCCCCCGCCACCATACTGCTGATTGACGACCACCCGCTGCTGCGCCAGGGCATCAAACAGCTCATCGACATGGAAGAGGATATGGTGGTTGCCGGCGAAGCCAGCAATGCCGCCGATGGCATTCGACTGGCCACGGAACTGGAGCCGGACCTGATCCTGATGGATCTGAACATGCCGGAGATGGATGGTATCGAGGCATTGCGGAAGCTCCGCGAACAGAACATCAGCTCCCGGATTGTGATGTTCACGGTGTCAGACCAGGAAGACGACGTGGTTGCCGCCCTTCGCGCCGGCGCCGACGGTTACCTGCTCAAAGACATGGAACCCGAAGACATGATCACCCAGCTGCACCAGGCAGCCGTTGGCAAGATGGTGATCAGCGACCGGCTGACCACGCTGTTGGCCCAGGCCCTGCGTTCCAACAAGCCCCAGCAGACCTCACGCCCGGATTACGACAGCCTGACCCCACGGGAAAAGGACATCCTGCGACTGATCGCCGAAGGCCTGTCGAACAAGATGATTGGCCGCAAGCTGGACATCAGCGACGGTACCGTCAAGGTGCACGTAAAACACCTGCTCAAGAAGCTGAACCTTCGGTCCCGGGTGGAGGTAGCCGTGTGGGCCGTGGAAGAAGGTCTTCACAAAGGCTGA
- the ubiT gene encoding ubiquinone anaerobic biosynthesis accessory factor UbiT: protein MALSLPLVGSIESPLTSQTLSVIREYLPSPAPLLAAIDQRIPMPVKQLVAEAPLNRMFAQAISDGEFDEFAGRRIRLEVNGGQPGITIGFWAGRLRVVDGPGEATIRGSLAAFKTLAERQQDPDQLFFQRRLIIEGDTELGLALKNLLDSLEWSTRITF, encoded by the coding sequence ATGGCCTTATCCCTGCCACTTGTTGGCTCCATTGAATCCCCTCTGACAAGCCAGACACTTTCCGTTATCCGCGAGTACCTGCCCTCTCCCGCGCCATTGCTCGCGGCTATCGATCAACGAATCCCGATGCCGGTCAAACAGCTTGTGGCAGAGGCGCCGCTTAATCGCATGTTCGCGCAGGCGATCAGCGACGGTGAATTCGATGAGTTCGCAGGGCGGCGCATCCGGCTGGAAGTAAACGGTGGACAACCGGGCATCACCATTGGCTTCTGGGCCGGTCGCCTGCGTGTGGTTGATGGCCCCGGCGAGGCCACCATCCGAGGCTCACTGGCCGCCTTTAAAACCCTGGCAGAGCGACAACAGGACCCCGACCAGCTGTTCTTCCAGCGCCGCCTGATCATCGAGGGCGATACCGAGCTTGGATTGGCATTGAAGAACCTGCTGGACAGTCTGGAGTGGAGCACAAGAATTACTTTCTGA
- a CDS encoding carboxymuconolactone decarboxylase family protein translates to MDKQNNELPRTFVAFSDRFPELQEAHKQLGKALAEAGPLDEKSRALVKLGVCVGAGRESALKSHVHRSLELGLTREEIEHALVLGMNAIGFPATVAAWQWAQEALSQG, encoded by the coding sequence ATGGATAAACAAAACAACGAACTCCCCAGAACTTTCGTTGCCTTCAGCGACCGCTTTCCAGAGCTTCAGGAGGCACACAAGCAGCTCGGCAAAGCCCTTGCTGAAGCCGGCCCCCTGGATGAAAAATCGCGTGCTCTGGTAAAACTCGGCGTTTGCGTAGGTGCAGGTCGCGAATCTGCGTTGAAATCCCACGTTCATCGCAGCCTGGAATTAGGTCTCACGCGTGAGGAAATTGAGCACGCACTGGTGCTGGGTATGAATGCGATTGGTTTTCCGGCAACAGTCGCCGCCTGGCAATGGGCGCAGGAAGCTCTCAGCCAGGGCTAG